Sequence from the Candidatus Omnitrophota bacterium genome:
CTGAAGAGTCCGGAAAGCTTGGCAAAAGATGAGCTCCCTTCCCATTGCAAACCCTGTGAAGGCGGTATTCCCAGCCTGCCAAAAGAGGTTATCGATAAGCTTCTTGCCCAATCCAGGGGATGGCAACTGGTTGAAGACAAGAAGATATCCAAAGAGTTCAAGTTCAAAGATTTCGTGGAAGCGAAATATTTTCTCGATCTTGTATCCGTCATTGCCGAAGATCAGGGCCACCATCCAACGATGACCATAGTGTATAATAAAGTGAGGATAGCGCTTACGACCCACTCGGCGGGCGGCTTGACAGAAAATGATTTTATAATGGCAAAAATTATCGATGAAATAGGTTAAAAAGGGGGTGAGTGGGATGAGTTGCGGAAAATGCGGAAAGAAGAAGCCTAAGAAGTAATTTATAGAATAAGGAGGAATGCAATGGACAAATACAGATGTACCGTATGCGGTTATATCTATGATCCCGCGATAGGGGATCCCGACAATGGTGTTAAGGCCGGAACCCCTTTTTCGGCACTGCCGGATAACTGGGTATGTCCCGAATGCGGTGCTGGAAAAAGTGAGTTTGAGAAAGTATAGTCTTTAAAAAACTAAGGAGGAAGATAAAAGTGAAGGCAAGAGTAGATGCTGATATTTGCATAGGCTGTGGGTTGTGTGTGTCGACATGTCCGGAAGTTTTCGAGATGCAGGGCGACAAAGCGGTTGTAATAGGTTCTGTAGTCCCAAAAAATGTGGAAGACACTTGCAGGAAAGCTACTGATGAGTGTCCCGTAACCGCGATATTTATCGACTAATGGAAAACTTTTCCATTCTTGTCGCAGGAACGGCCGGATTCGGTATCGATAAGTCGGGCTCTATCATATCCTATATGATAAACAGGCTCGGTTACAGCGTTTATATTTATCGCGACTATCCGTCAGTGATAAGAGGTGGTCACACATTCTCCATCGTTCGTGCCTCGTCCGAGAGGATATGGGCGCACGAGAACGGCATAGATTATCTCCTTGCCCTTAATCAGGACGCCGTCAGTTTTCATACCTCGAAATTGAAGGCAAATTCCATAATAATATATGACGCCGATACTGTAAAGTGCGACGGGCTCATCTGCCCCGTAAAAAACGCCATAGGTTTGCCGGTAGGCAAGATATTGAAGGAAGAGGGAGCGTCTGAGATAATGCGCAATACCTGCGCCATCGGTGGTTTTGCCAAGGCCATCGGCATAGAGTGGAATGTCGTTGAACAGGTCCTGAAAAAAGAGATTACCAAGGATATAGAAATAAACTTAAAAGTTGCCCGCCGCGGTTACGATAGCGTAAACGCTTTAGCTTCGATAAAACCTCTGGATAGAAAGCCTCTGCCATTGGTAACGGGCAACGAGGCAGTAGGCTTAGGATTGATAAAGGGCGGACTGAAGACATATATAGCTTATCCGATGACGCCTTCGTCTCCAATACTTCATTTTCTGGCAAATACCGCAAATGAGTTCAATCTTAAAGTGCTGCACCCGGAAAGCGAAATAGCGGTGATATTGATGGCGCTCGGTTTTTCCTACTGCGCGGAATCTGTTGCTGTTGGCACATCAGGCGGCGGATTTTGTCTTATGACGGAGGGCTTGAGTTTTTCGGGAATGGCTGAATTGCCTGTCGTAATTGTTATGGGGCAAAGGCCCGGCCCGAGCACAGGACTTCCGACCTATTCATCACAGACAGAACTTCATTTTGCTCTTCACGCCGGCCAGGGAGAGTTTGTCCGGTTTATTGTCGCGCCCGGCGACGCGGAAGAAGCGTATTTCTGGTCCGCGGTAAGCATGGATATGTCCAGAAGATTTCAAATACCCTCTATAATACTTACGGATAAGACCATGGGAGAAGGGGTATATAATATCGATGTGGATTCCGTAGACAAGCTTGATATTGGCTCCTCGGAATTGTGGGAAGGCAAGCCGCCTTACAAAAGATACCAGATTACCGATACGGGCGTGTCGCCGCTCGCGATAGTGCCGGATAAAGACGCTGTGATAAAGGTAAATAGTTATGAACATGATGAATATGGGCTGACTACCGAAGATCCGGAAATTACGACAAGGATGCAGGATAAGAGATTATTGAAAATAAAATTTTTACTGGAAGAAGTTCAGCGGCATGAGACGATTAAAACATACGGCAACCAAAATTCATCTACGGTGGTATTATGCTGGGGTTCGAATAAAGGAGTGTGTATAGAGGCCGCGCAAAGATTGAATTTAAAGGTCGTGCAGCCGGTCGTGCTGTCGCCCTTCCCTATAGAAGTATTCAAAAAGGCCATAGAAGGCGCTAAGAAGATAATTCTCGTGGAAAATAGCGCTACAGGGCAGTTAAGGACGTTCTTGAACCGTTATGGCATAAATATAGATGCCCAGATACTAAAGTATGACGGCAGGCCATTCTCGGTCGATGAGCTGGAAGGTAAGTTAAAGAAGACATTATGATAAATTTAGGTACCCAGGCTCCAAATACATGGTGCATAGGCTGCGGCAATTTCGCGATACTCGGCGCTATAAAGACCGTTTTACAGTCTTTGTCCGAAGAAGGATTGGGTTTGGAAAATGTGGTATTGGTATCAGGCATAGGCTGCCACGCGAAGATAGTCGATTATATAAATACCAACAGTTTTTATTCCATACATGGCAGGGTCGCTCCGGCGGCCGAGGGCATAAAGCTCGCCAGGCCAGGCCTCAAAGTCATAGGATTCGCCGGTGACGGCGATACTTACGGCGAAGGCATAGAGCATCTGATATTTGCCGCGAAGAGAAATATAGATATAACGATGATAATACATAATAACCGCGTTTATGGCCTTACGACCGGCCAGTATACACCGACTTCACCTTTAGGATTTAAGGGCAGGTCCACCCCGTTTGGCACTAAGGAGATGCCCATAAATCCTTTAGAGGTAATGCTCTCAAGCGGCGCGACGTATTTGGCGCGCGGCACCTCGCACGGTATAGAATTATTGAAAAAAATATTCAAGGAAGCGATACTGCACAAAGGGTTTTCTCTTGTCGATGTCCTGCAGGTATGCGTCACATACAGCAACCTTTATGAATACTATGAAAAAAGAGTTTATGAACTTAAGGATCACGATTCTTCAAATTATCAGGATTCGCTTATAAAGATACGCGAATGGGATTATAATAATGACGGCAAGATCCCCCTTGGTATCATATACAAGAAAGAGAAGCCGACATTCGATGAGCAGTTTGGTATAGAAACTAAGACATTCGATAGATGTGCTAAGATAAAAGAATATCTAAAAAATAATTGCATATAATATGGATCCCAACGCGTTACATAGTATAAGTTATGGCATGTTCGTAGTATCGTCCCATAAGGATAAGGCGCTTAATGGGCAGATAGCCAATACCGTATTCCAGATAACGAGCGTGCCCGTAACGATAGCTATAAGCATAAATAAGAAAAATCTTACTTATGAGCATATAGAGGCCAGTAAACATTTTGCGGTCTCTATGCTGGAAGAAGATACGCCGCTTGCCTTTATAGGAAAGTTCGGTTTCAAATCCGGGAGGCAGGAGGATAAATTTAAGGATACGAGCTTTAAATTGCTCGAATCAGGCTGTCCCGTGGTCACAGATTATTCCGTTGCCTATCTGGAAGCGGATGTTATAAATCATTTTGATTGCGGCACTCATGGGCTTTTTTTGGGATGCGTAAAAGAATCGGCGATATTAAAACAGGGTAAAGTCATGACATACGACTACTACCACAATGTCAAAAAAGGAACTACTCCGTCTAAGGCACCGACGTTCATAAGAGGAGAATCGAGAGAGGTTAAATAGTGAAGCCATTAGAAATTAAAAAAGGGATTTACTGGGTCGGCGTGGTCGATTGGAACGTAAAGACGTTTCACGGCCATACCTATAATACCCAAAGAGGCACTACATATAATTCATATCTTATAGTAGACGACAAAATAGCCCTTATCGATACTGTCTACGGGCCATTTGCCGGTGAATTGATAGAAAAGATACGCGCTATTGTACCGCCTGAAAAGATAGATTACGTGATAGCGAATCACGTTGAGACGGACCATTCGGGCGCTATGCCGGCACTTATGAAACTGTGTCCTAAGGCAAAAGTATTCGGCACCGCAAAATGTAAAGAAGGCCTCTACAGATATTATTATGAGAACTGGGATTTTCAGATTGTAAAGACGGCAGACAAACTCTCTTTGGGCAAGCGGACCCTTCAGTTTATAGAAGCGCCGATGATCCACTGGCCCGACAGCATGTTCACATATTGTCCCGAAGAGAAACTCCTGATGCCAAACGACGCTTTTGGGCAGCATTACGCGACCAGCGAAAGATTTGACGATGAAGTCGATCAGGCCGAGCTTATGGATGAAGCGACAAAATATTACGGGAATATTCTGTGGCCGCTAAGCTCCCTTGTATCGAAGAAGATAGAAGAAGTAGAGAAGATGAACATCCCTATCACTATGATAGCGCCGAGCCACGGTATAATATGGCGCAAGGATCCGGCGAAGATTATCAACGCGTATGTATCATGGGCAAGGAACGATACGAAGAAGAAGGTGGTTGTAGTTTATGAGACTATGTGGGGCGCTACAGAAAAGATGGCTCGCAAAATTATTGAAGGGATATCAGATGCGGGAGTATCGGTGAAACTCGCTGACGTTACATCGTCGGATAGGACCGAAGTTATAGGCCAGATGCTTGACGCTAAAGGGTATCTATTCGGCTCATCGACTCACGATAACGACATGCTCCCATCGATAGCGGGGTTCCTGGAGCTTATAAAAGGCCTGAAACCGAAAGGCAGGGTTGCGGGGCTGTTTGGTTCGTATGGTTGGGCAGGTGGCGCTATAGCGTCGATGGAAAAGAGCGTGAAGGAGTT
This genomic interval carries:
- a CDS encoding 4a-hydroxytetrahydrobiopterin dehydratase, which encodes MAKDELPSHCKPCEGGIPSLPKEVIDKLLAQSRGWQLVEDKKISKEFKFKDFVEAKYFLDLVSVIAEDQGHHPTMTIVYNKVRIALTTHSAGGLTENDFIMAKIIDEIG
- a CDS encoding rubredoxin, giving the protein MDKYRCTVCGYIYDPAIGDPDNGVKAGTPFSALPDNWVCPECGAGKSEFEKV
- a CDS encoding ferredoxin; this translates as MKARVDADICIGCGLCVSTCPEVFEMQGDKAVVIGSVVPKNVEDTCRKATDECPVTAIFID
- a CDS encoding 2-oxoacid:acceptor oxidoreductase subunit alpha: MENFSILVAGTAGFGIDKSGSIISYMINRLGYSVYIYRDYPSVIRGGHTFSIVRASSERIWAHENGIDYLLALNQDAVSFHTSKLKANSIIIYDADTVKCDGLICPVKNAIGLPVGKILKEEGASEIMRNTCAIGGFAKAIGIEWNVVEQVLKKEITKDIEINLKVARRGYDSVNALASIKPLDRKPLPLVTGNEAVGLGLIKGGLKTYIAYPMTPSSPILHFLANTANEFNLKVLHPESEIAVILMALGFSYCAESVAVGTSGGGFCLMTEGLSFSGMAELPVVIVMGQRPGPSTGLPTYSSQTELHFALHAGQGEFVRFIVAPGDAEEAYFWSAVSMDMSRRFQIPSIILTDKTMGEGVYNIDVDSVDKLDIGSSELWEGKPPYKRYQITDTGVSPLAIVPDKDAVIKVNSYEHDEYGLTTEDPEITTRMQDKRLLKIKFLLEEVQRHETIKTYGNQNSSTVVLCWGSNKGVCIEAAQRLNLKVVQPVVLSPFPIEVFKKAIEGAKKIILVENSATGQLRTFLNRYGINIDAQILKYDGRPFSVDELEGKLKKTL
- a CDS encoding thiamine pyrophosphate-dependent enzyme, with protein sequence MINLGTQAPNTWCIGCGNFAILGAIKTVLQSLSEEGLGLENVVLVSGIGCHAKIVDYINTNSFYSIHGRVAPAAEGIKLARPGLKVIGFAGDGDTYGEGIEHLIFAAKRNIDITMIIHNNRVYGLTTGQYTPTSPLGFKGRSTPFGTKEMPINPLEVMLSSGATYLARGTSHGIELLKKIFKEAILHKGFSLVDVLQVCVTYSNLYEYYEKRVYELKDHDSSNYQDSLIKIREWDYNNDGKIPLGIIYKKEKPTFDEQFGIETKTFDRCAKIKEYLKNNCI
- a CDS encoding flavin reductase family protein — translated: MFVVSSHKDKALNGQIANTVFQITSVPVTIAISINKKNLTYEHIEASKHFAVSMLEEDTPLAFIGKFGFKSGRQEDKFKDTSFKLLESGCPVVTDYSVAYLEADVINHFDCGTHGLFLGCVKESAILKQGKVMTYDYYHNVKKGTTPSKAPTFIRGESREVK
- a CDS encoding flavodoxin domain-containing protein — translated: MKPLEIKKGIYWVGVVDWNVKTFHGHTYNTQRGTTYNSYLIVDDKIALIDTVYGPFAGELIEKIRAIVPPEKIDYVIANHVETDHSGAMPALMKLCPKAKVFGTAKCKEGLYRYYYENWDFQIVKTADKLSLGKRTLQFIEAPMIHWPDSMFTYCPEEKLLMPNDAFGQHYATSERFDDEVDQAELMDEATKYYGNILWPLSSLVSKKIEEVEKMNIPITMIAPSHGIIWRKDPAKIINAYVSWARNDTKKKVVVVYETMWGATEKMARKIIEGISDAGVSVKLADVTSSDRTEVIGQMLDAKGYLFGSSTHDNDMLPSIAGFLELIKGLKPKGRVAGLFGSYGWAGGAIASMEKSVKELGIDVVMPPISFKYMPDENDLKKCYDYGKEFAGKL